A genome region from Erigeron canadensis isolate Cc75 chromosome 3, C_canadensis_v1, whole genome shotgun sequence includes the following:
- the LOC122592314 gene encoding pre-rRNA-processing protein TSR2 homolog, translating into MVVPAQRTAEAINLLREGIDMLLGRWSALQMAIENEWGGRDTRQKAQQLAVDIYHRLIRPAETTLYVDDLDNLLDDFMVSLNTEVDDGSIEEISDKLMIMHEEYLEGNFVSIERLRQSTPAANHRIQVVNGGEDSTSSSEDESMEMAEERDI; encoded by the coding sequence ATGGTGGTGCCGGCACAACGAACAGCTGAGGCTATAAATTTGCTAAGGGAAGGTATCGATATGTTGTTGGGACGATGGAGTGCATTGCAGATGGCTATTGAGAACGAATGGGGCGGTCGTGATACTCGACAAAAAGCTCAACAGCTTGCTGTTGATATCTATCACAGGCTCATTCGACCTGCTGAGACTACATTATATGTGGATGATTTGGACAATTTACTTGATGATTTTATGGTCTCTCTTAATACCGAGGTTGATGATGGTAGCATTGAGGAGATATCGGATAAGTTAATGATAATGCATGAAGAATATTTGGAAGGTAACTTTGTCTCGATTGAACGACTAAGGCAATCGACTCCAGCTGCTAATCATCGCATACAGGTTGTGAATGGTGGTGAAGATTCAACATCAAGTTCAGAGGACGAGTCGATGGAGATGGCAGAAGAACGTGATATATGA
- the LOC122592302 gene encoding G-type lectin S-receptor-like serine/threonine-protein kinase At4g27290 isoform X1 yields MKEVTTIYVLLLILLPIQQIYPTEINVISDSQFLTEEDTLVSPAKTFELGFFRPSDTETTIYVGIWYKKIFVKTVVWVANRDRPLISAEAGVLRIVNPGNLVIMNNVTNDLMWSSNTTSSGNVAAKLLDTGNLVLMDQQKEMMIWQSFDYPTDTLLPGMSFGRNFLTKKEWHLSSWKNSQDPAVGEFTYSIDTLSYPQNELRQGDVVKYRAGPWNGIRFSGASEFKQNPIFTYSMVINETEVVYSYNLVNSSVLSRLTLNYSGQIERTVWVDNGKKWQSILSLPKETCDTYNICGAYGSCTLVSFQTCMCLDDSKFMPKNPKGWETADWSGGCVRKTPLDCENGSDGFVRYSDVKLPDTQNSWFNLSMTLKECEAKCRKNCTCMAYANTDIRGEGSGCLLWFNELNDIRVYFDGKGGQDIFIRMASSDLGNFTQTVSTNKGGTNIKTILLAVILPVLLIGFSSTWFFCVWRKKRHAKATGEGESLQVQESNSEAMELPLFSFSAVAKATASFSSDNKLGEGGFGPVYKGILEGGEIAVKRLSITSSQGLHEFKNEVICISKLQHRNLVKLLGCSIEGDEKLLIYEYMPNKSLDSFIFDKVRSTLLDWTKRFNIIAGIARGLLYLHQDSRLRIIHRDLKASNILLDHDMNPKISDFGLARSFGGNETGANTERVVGTYGYMSPEYALDGIFSTKSDVFSFGVLVLEIVSGKRNRGFVHPEHDNNLIGHAWRMHNEGRSMELVDTNMEKPSNPYEVLRSIEVGLLCVQQNPEDRPNMSSAVQLLGNEVALPKPKQPAFFTQRNIPGADFSSIAYTTRSTNEFTVTEIVAR; encoded by the exons ATGAAGGAAGTAACAACTATATATGTGCTATTGCTTATTTTACTCCCCATTCAGCAGATATACCCAACCGAAATCAATGTCATTTCGGATTCACAGTTTTTGACTGAAGAAGACACATTGGTCTCCCCAGCTAAAACTTTTGAACTTGGTTTTTTCAGGCCAAGTGATACTGAGACGACAATTTACGTAGGCATTTGGTACAAGAAAATCTTTGTTAAAACAGTGGTTTGGGTTGCCAACAGAGATCGGCCACTAATAAGTGCAGAAGCAGGTGTGTTAAGGATAGTTAATCCAGGGAATCTTGTCATCATGAACAATGTTACTAATGATTTAATGTGGTCATCCAATACGACGTCATCGGGAAATGTAGCTGCAAAGCTTCTTGACACCGGAAATCTAGTCTTGATGGACCAACAAAAGGAGATGATGATCTGGCAGAGTTTTGATTATCCAACTGATACTCTTTTACCTGGCATGAGCTTCGGGAGAAACTTCTTGACAAAAAAGGAATGGCATCTGTCATCATGGAAGAATAGTCAAGATCCCGCTGTCGGTGAATTTACATATAGCATCGACACACTCAGTTATCCTCAAAACGAACTAAGGCAAGGTGATGTGGTGAAATACCGGGCTGGACCATGGAATGGAATACGGTTTAGTGGGGCTTCTGAGTTCAAACAGAACCCGATCTTTACATACAGTATGGTAATTAATGAAACAGAAGTGGTGTATTCATATAATCTTGTAAACAGTTCTGTTCTATCGAGGTTGACCCTGAATTATTCTGGGCAGATAGAACGCACCGTGTGGGTAGATAATGGTAAAAAATGGCAGTCTATTCTGTCATTGCCTAAAGAGACTTGTGATACGTACAACATATGTGGTGCTTATGGAAGCTGCACCCTGGTTAGCTTTCAGACATGTATGTGCTTAGACGATTCTAAATTCATGCCAAAAAATCCAAAAGGTTGGGAGACGGCAGATTGGTCTGGTGGTTGTGTCAGGAAAACACCATTGGATTGTGAAAATGGGTCAGATGGGTTTGTACGGTATTCTGATGTAAAACTGCCAGACACACAGAATTCTTGGTTCAACTTGAGCATGACCCTGAAGGAATGCGAAGCAAAATGTCGAAAAAATTGTACCTGTATGGCTTATGCAAATACAGATATCAGAGGGGAAGGAAGCGGCTGCTTGCTTTGGTTTAATGAACTCAATGACATCAGAGTGTACTTCGACGGAAAGGGTGGTCAAGATATCTTCATAAGAATGGCTTCCTCTGACTTAG GTAACTTTACTCAAACAGTTTCCACAAATAAAGGAGGAACAAACATCAAGACCATATTATTGGCTGTAATTCTGCCAGTCCTTTTGATAGGCTTCAGCTCCACGTGGTTTTTCTGTGTGTGGAGAAAAAAGCGTCACGCAAAAGCAACAGGGGAAG GGGAATCCTTACAAGTCCAAGAAAGCAATTCAGAAGCCATGGAACTACCATTATTTAGCTTCTCTGCAGTGGCAAAAGCTACTGCTAGTTTCTCTTCGGATAATAAACTTGGAGAGGGTGGATTTGGACCCGTTTATAAG GGTATCCTAGAAGGGGGAGAAATTGCAGTTAAGCGTCTCTCAATTACATCCAGTCAGGGACTTCATGAGTTCAAGAATGAAGTCATCTGTATTTCAAAACTTCAACACCGAAATCTTGTTAAGCTCCTTGGATGTAGCATAGAGGGAGACGAGAAATTGTTAATCTACGAGTACATGCCTAACAAAAGCTTAGACTCATTTATATTTG ATAAGGTACGAAGCACACTGCTTGATTGGACCAAACGATTCAACATCATAGCTGGAATTGCCCGCGGACTTCTTTATCTGCATCAAGATTCACGATTAAGAATCATCCATAGAGATCTTAAAGCTAGCAATATTCTACTAGATCATGACATGAACCCCAAGATTTCAGACTTCGGCTTAGCTAGAAGTTTTGGAGGAAATGAGACTGGAGCAAACACAGAAAGAGTTGTTGGTACATA TGGTTACATGTCCCCAGAGTATGCTCTGGatggtattttctcaacaaagtCAGATGTGTTTAgctttggtgttttggtgctagAGATTGTCAGTGGGAAGAGAAATAGGGGATTCGTTCATCCAGAACATGACAATAACCTTATTGGACAT GCATGGAGAATGCATAATGAGGGCAGGTCAATGGAACTAGTGGATACAAATATGGAGAAACCAAGCAATCCATATGAAGTCTTAAGATCAATCGAAGTGGGTTTGTTATGTGTTCAACAAAATCCAGAAGACAGACCAAACATGTCATCTGCGGTTCAACTGTTGGGCAATGAGGTTGCATTGCCGAAACCTAAGCAGCCGGCATTTTTCACGCAAAGGAACATACCTGGTGCTGATTTCTCTTCAATTGCTTACACCACAAGGTCAACGAATGAATTTACAGTTACAGAGATAGTTGCTCGATAG
- the LOC122592302 gene encoding G-type lectin S-receptor-like serine/threonine-protein kinase SD1-1 isoform X7, whose protein sequence is MSPEYALDGIFSTKSDVFSFGVLVLEIVSGKRNRGFVHPEHDNNLIGHAWRMHNEGRSMELVDTNMEKPSNPYEVLRSIEVGLLCVQQNPEDRPNMSSAVQLLGNEVALPKPKQPAFFTQRNIPGADFSSIAYTTRSTNEFTVTEIVAR, encoded by the exons ATGTCCCCAGAGTATGCTCTGGatggtattttctcaacaaagtCAGATGTGTTTAgctttggtgttttggtgctagAGATTGTCAGTGGGAAGAGAAATAGGGGATTCGTTCATCCAGAACATGACAATAACCTTATTGGACAT GCATGGAGAATGCATAATGAGGGCAGGTCAATGGAACTAGTGGATACAAATATGGAGAAACCAAGCAATCCATATGAAGTCTTAAGATCAATCGAAGTGGGTTTGTTATGTGTTCAACAAAATCCAGAAGACAGACCAAACATGTCATCTGCGGTTCAACTGTTGGGCAATGAGGTTGCATTGCCGAAACCTAAGCAGCCGGCATTTTTCACGCAAAGGAACATACCTGGTGCTGATTTCTCTTCAATTGCTTACACCACAAGGTCAACGAATGAATTTACAGTTACAGAGATAGTTGCTCGATAG